In one window of Bacteriovorax sp. BAL6_X DNA:
- a CDS encoding sulfite exporter TauE/SafE family protein yields MIFLLYLLVGAFVGTLSGLFGIGGGVVIVPTLLFLFQKQGFSPDIRMYMALGTSLATIVITASASTLRHYNMGNLLFDITKKFLVPMIVGISFGAYLVNIVKAQTLEFIFICYLYLVSLKMIFYKSKVEEPKETSNFLFNFTGFIIGLKSSVLGIGGGTISVPFLTWRGYQMKNAVAISASLGIPIALFSSSFYVYNGLDKATPEYSLGYIYLPAFLGISIASFFFTKFGARISSVANQAILKKLFALLLIGIAVKKTLTYLGH; encoded by the coding sequence ATGATTTTCTTACTATACTTACTCGTTGGTGCATTTGTTGGAACACTCTCTGGCCTTTTTGGCATTGGAGGAGGTGTTGTCATTGTTCCAACCCTATTATTCTTATTTCAAAAACAAGGTTTCTCACCAGATATTAGAATGTATATGGCCCTAGGGACTTCCCTTGCTACAATTGTTATTACCGCAAGCGCTTCAACTCTCAGACATTATAATATGGGAAATCTTCTCTTTGATATTACAAAGAAATTCTTAGTGCCAATGATTGTCGGAATAAGTTTTGGTGCCTATCTCGTTAATATAGTAAAGGCCCAAACCCTAGAGTTTATCTTTATTTGCTATCTCTATCTCGTTTCATTAAAGATGATTTTTTACAAATCCAAGGTTGAAGAACCAAAAGAAACTTCAAATTTCTTATTTAATTTCACAGGCTTTATCATAGGCCTTAAGTCATCAGTTCTTGGGATTGGCGGAGGAACAATTAGCGTTCCTTTTCTTACATGGCGTGGTTATCAGATGAAAAATGCTGTGGCCATTTCAGCTTCTCTAGGAATTCCAATTGCACTTTTCAGTAGTTCATTCTATGTTTATAATGGCCTAGACAAGGCCACGCCAGAGTATTCCCTTGGATATATCTACTTACCGGCATTCTTAGGAATTTCTATCGCAAGCTTCTTTTTTACTAAGTTTGGAGCAAGGATATCAAGTGTTGCCAATCAAGCTATTCTTAAAAAACTTTTTGCTCTTCTATTAATTGGGATAGCTGTAAAGAAGACTCTTACATACTTAGGGCACTAA
- a CDS encoding Lrp/AsnC ligand binding domain-containing protein has product MADNYEIDSIDKKIIKLMEKDARMPFLEMARKIGVSGGTIHQRVEKLREAGVIIGSTIKVDYSKLGHNVVVLLGLHLVNARDIHKVIDKLEKMDEIVEAYYTTGDYALIVKIIVKDINHFHEFLIGKIQMIKEIQSTESFISLKQVINKSLNV; this is encoded by the coding sequence GTGGCCGATAACTACGAAATTGATAGTATTGATAAGAAGATCATTAAGCTTATGGAAAAGGATGCCCGTATGCCATTTCTTGAAATGGCCCGAAAAATAGGGGTTTCTGGCGGAACAATCCATCAGCGAGTTGAAAAACTAAGAGAGGCCGGTGTTATAATTGGAAGCACAATCAAAGTCGACTATTCTAAGCTAGGTCATAATGTTGTGGTTCTCTTGGGTCTTCACTTAGTTAATGCACGCGATATCCACAAGGTTATCGATAAGCTTGAGAAGATGGATGAGATCGTTGAAGCTTATTATACTACTGGTGACTACGCTCTTATTGTAAAAATCATTGTTAAAGACATTAATCATTTTCACGAATTTCTTATTGGAAAAATTCAAATGATTAAAGAGATTCAATCAACTGAATCTTTTATTAGCTTAAAACAAGTTATAAACAAGAGTTTAAATGTTTAG
- the asnB gene encoding asparagine synthase B, which yields MCGFSVFTGKVEEKEFEEKFDLISHRGPDQRAIHQLAQGTMGFHRLAIMDLSEAGSQPFISKSQTHLVCNGEIYNHRILKTDYIDRYEFKSDSDCEVIIPIFEEYGIKKLLMSLDGEFAFVIEREGKYYAGRDPIGIRPLFYGYGPEDGKIAFASEVKALQGLCKDIKPFPPGHYYADGEFTPYFDVREIKPREKEDLEAVYQGIHDHLVEGVRKRLDADAPVGFLLSGGLDSSLVCAIAAKLSDRPIKTFAVGIDTNPIDLKYARIVADYLGSEHHEVIFTKEEAFEHLRELVHKLETWDITTIRASMGMSLVCKYIREKTDVKVVLTGEVSDELFGYKYTDFAPSPLEFQKEAQKRVHELYLYDVLRADRSISSHSLEARVPFSDKAFIEYVMGIAPELKMNWSGEGKFLLRKAFDHSGYLPNEILWREKAAFSDAVGHDMVDWLKALAGEKYSEEELSKASEKYPYATPFTKESLMYRDLFEEHFPGLSGLITDFWMPNKEWENCQVDDPSARVLPNYGASGE from the coding sequence ATGTGTGGTTTTAGTGTTTTTACCGGAAAAGTTGAAGAAAAAGAGTTTGAAGAGAAGTTTGATCTTATCTCTCACCGCGGGCCAGATCAAAGGGCCATCCATCAATTAGCGCAAGGAACGATGGGCTTTCACCGCCTGGCCATCATGGATCTAAGTGAAGCCGGCTCTCAACCTTTTATCTCAAAGTCTCAAACACACCTAGTCTGCAACGGCGAAATCTACAACCACCGTATTTTAAAAACTGACTATATTGATCGTTATGAGTTTAAATCAGATTCAGACTGTGAAGTCATTATTCCAATCTTTGAAGAGTACGGTATTAAAAAACTTCTTATGTCTCTTGATGGGGAGTTCGCTTTTGTTATTGAACGCGAAGGTAAATACTATGCAGGACGAGACCCAATTGGTATTCGTCCCCTCTTTTATGGATATGGGCCTGAAGATGGAAAAATTGCTTTTGCCAGTGAAGTAAAGGCGCTACAAGGTCTATGTAAAGATATCAAACCATTTCCACCAGGACACTATTATGCCGATGGTGAATTTACACCATACTTTGATGTTCGAGAGATTAAACCTCGTGAAAAAGAAGATTTAGAGGCCGTTTATCAGGGGATTCACGATCACTTAGTTGAAGGAGTGAGAAAGCGGCTTGATGCTGATGCTCCGGTAGGCTTCCTCCTTTCAGGTGGTCTTGATTCATCGCTAGTATGTGCCATTGCAGCAAAACTTAGTGATCGCCCAATTAAAACATTTGCCGTTGGAATTGATACAAATCCAATTGATTTAAAATATGCACGAATTGTTGCTGACTACCTCGGTAGTGAGCACCATGAAGTCATCTTCACAAAAGAGGAAGCATTTGAACACTTAAGGGAGCTTGTTCATAAGCTTGAAACATGGGATATCACTACAATTCGAGCTTCAATGGGTATGTCACTTGTATGTAAGTACATACGTGAAAAAACTGATGTTAAGGTTGTTCTAACAGGAGAAGTTAGTGATGAACTATTTGGCTATAAGTACACTGACTTTGCACCTAGTCCTCTTGAGTTCCAAAAGGAAGCTCAAAAACGTGTTCACGAATTATATCTCTATGATGTACTAAGAGCAGATCGCTCGATAAGTTCTCACTCGCTTGAAGCGCGTGTCCCTTTTAGTGACAAGGCCTTTATCGAGTACGTTATGGGAATTGCACCAGAGCTTAAAATGAATTGGTCAGGAGAAGGGAAATTTCTTCTTAGAAAAGCTTTTGATCATAGTGGTTATCTTCCTAATGAAATTCTATGGCGTGAAAAAGCGGCCTTCTCAGACGCTGTTGGGCACGATATGGTTGATTGGCTTAAGGCACTTGCAGGAGAGAAATATAGCGAAGAGGAGCTATCTAAAGCGAGTGAAAAATATCCGTATGCGACTCCATTTACGAAAGAATCTCTTATGTATCGTGATCTCTTTGAAGAGCACTTTCCAGGGCTTTCAGGCCTTATTACAGACTTTTGGATGCCTAATAAAGAGTGGGAAAACTGTCAGGTTGATGATCCATCAGCGCGAGTTTTACCTAATTACGGTGCTTCAGGAGAATAA